A portion of the Candidatus Methylomirabilis sp. genome contains these proteins:
- the proB gene encoding glutamate 5-kinase: MPVPSPARLPDRPALLQGVRRLVVKVGSGVLSRGSFALDTGTIQALAAELSACRAAGRQVALVSSGAIVAGVGRLDLKERPRSIPLKQAAAAIGQGALIWTYEEAFAAHGVKVAQVLLTGEDLRDRARYLNARNTLFTLFDLGVLPIINENDTVAVDEIKFGDNDRLSALVAALVDADLLVILTDTDGLFTADPRRSPKARLIPVVTGGEAKGTFWAGAPATATGVGGMASKVEAARLAAASGIPTLIANGAAPGALTRLLAGETLGTLFLPDAERLAGRKRWLALASRPKGVIVVDEGAKRALTERGKSLLPSGVKGTSKAFRVGDVVSLVGPDQAEFARGLTNYSAEEVERIKGVKTSEIERTLGYRHSDEVIHRDNLVILNGGRR; encoded by the coding sequence ATGCCGGTCCCGTCCCCCGCGCGGCTGCCCGATAGGCCCGCCCTCCTTCAGGGGGTCCGCCGGCTCGTCGTGAAGGTGGGCTCGGGGGTCCTCTCCCGGGGCTCGTTCGCCCTGGATACCGGGACCATCCAGGCGCTGGCAGCCGAGCTCTCTGCCTGCCGGGCGGCGGGGCGGCAGGTGGCGCTGGTGAGCTCGGGGGCCATCGTGGCCGGCGTCGGCCGGCTCGACCTCAAGGAGCGGCCCCGGAGCATCCCGCTGAAGCAGGCGGCCGCGGCGATCGGGCAGGGGGCGCTCATCTGGACCTACGAGGAGGCCTTCGCCGCCCACGGGGTGAAGGTGGCCCAGGTCCTCCTCACGGGCGAGGATCTCCGGGACCGCGCCCGCTACCTGAACGCGCGCAATACGCTCTTCACCCTCTTCGACCTGGGGGTCCTGCCGATCATCAACGAGAACGACACGGTGGCGGTAGACGAGATCAAGTTCGGCGACAACGACCGGCTCTCGGCCCTGGTGGCCGCCCTGGTGGACGCGGACCTCCTGGTCATCCTGACCGATACGGATGGCCTCTTCACCGCGGATCCCCGGCGCAGTCCGAAGGCCCGCCTCATCCCGGTGGTGACGGGGGGGGAGGCGAAGGGGACGTTCTGGGCGGGGGCGCCGGCCACGGCCACGGGCGTCGGCGGGATGGCCTCCAAGGTGGAGGCGGCGCGGCTGGCGGCGGCCTCCGGCATCCCGACCCTCATCGCCAACGGGGCGGCGCCCGGCGCCCTCACCCGCCTCCTCGCCGGGGAGACCCTCGGGACCCTGTTCCTCCCGGATGCCGAGCGGCTGGCGGGCCGCAAGCGGTGGCTCGCGCTGGCGAGCAGGCCCAAGGGGGTCATCGTGGTGGACGAGGGGGCGAAGCGGGCCCTGACCGAGCGGGGGAAGAGCCTGCTGCCGTCCGGCGTCAAGGGGACCTCGAAGGCCTTCCGCGTCGGGGATGTGGTCTCGCTCGTGGGCCCCGACCAGGCCGAGTTCGCCCGGGGGCTCACCAACTACAGCGCGGAGGAGGTGGAGCGGATCAAGGGGGTCAAGACCAGCGAGATCG